cgatgaattgtgggtttatgatccaacttatctatgaataatatttgaatcttctctgaattcttttatgtatgattgagttatctttgcaagtctcttcgaattatccgtttggtttggccaactagattggtagttcttgcaatgggagaagtgcttagctttgggttcaatgttgcggtgtccttactcagtgacagaaagagttgcaaggcacgtattgtattgttgccatcgaggataacaagatggggtatttatcatgttgcatgaatttattcctctacattatgtcatcttgcttaaggcgttactctgtttttaacttaatactctagatgcatgctggatagcggtcgatgagtggagtaatagtagtagatgcaggcaggagtcggtctacttgtcacggacgtgatgcctatatacatgatcatacctagataacctcataactatgctcaattctattaattgctcaacagtaatttgttcacccaccatagaatatctatgctcttgagagaagccactagtgaaacctatggcccccgggtctattctcatcatatcaatctccattactttattttacttgttttgcttttacttttcactttgcatctttataccaaaaatattatctctatcagatctcactttcgtaagtgaccgtgaagggattgacaacccctaagcgttggttgcgagttgctaccgttttgtgcaggtacgagggacttgcgcgtgacctcctactggattgataccttggttctcaaaaactgagagaaatacttacgctactgtgctgcatcaccccctcctcttcggggaaaaccaacgctagctcgagacgtagcatgcaccaggcggagtggcactggcagcaccGCGTGCCTCTGCCATACCCCGACGTGATCctgccgcacgactggcatctggatccaGATAGGATCCCAGTGCCAGCGGCGCCGCGGACGGCTAGGGCGCACGCGGAGGAGGTGTGGCGCCGgcgggcgctgctgacgccggggcAGCGCCAAGACGCCGCCTACGCATCCGACTCGCCGAACTGGAAGaggtggttcgccttcgagcacgaggagacGAGGCGACGCAGCGTGCGCGAGGTCGACCGCAGCATGCCGCCGCCCCCGCTCCTTGTCCGCGAGGAGGACCAGGCGGCGGAGGACGCCTACCAGGCGACCCTTGCGGCGGTCTAGCGcaagagcgaggaggacgagcggcgcagggtggaggcggtggaggaagaggaggcTCGGTACGAGGCGGCCATGGCGCGGGCCCTTGCCCTCTCCGCGACCGGGGATTGCGTggtgccgccggtggccccgcTGTCCCCTCCCTGACGCAGCGTCAAGGCCGAGCCGGAGCCCGAGCCCGAGCCCATCAAGCGCTACTCCTGGACGGGAGTGCTACGCGAGTGGGTGTCTGCGCCACCGGTTTGGATGGGGGCATCCCTGGCGCAAGAGCAGGCATACCTCGAGATGTGGCGTCAGCACCGGCTGGCTGAGGAGCGTcgtcgcggtgagtacgaggagatgctcgagcgcgacctcgaggaggaggcacgcgaggctgaggaggaggcgcgccaggccgcggCTGCACAGGCGGCCGCACAGCCCCCCGCGCTGGAACAGCTGCCCGCGGCCTACATCGCCACTGCCTGGAACACGCCGTTCCCCTGGGCTGGCACTGTGCCAACGCTCATTgaccccgaggacgacgacgacgacgtctAGGGCAGCGCACCACCTCGTAGTTTagtttttttttagttttatttaatgctaatgtggacgcgtggactctcgccggccttcCTGGCCGGCTTTCATGTTTAATTAAGTTGTTTTTATTTTAAATATGCATGCATAGTTAGTTTTTTGTCGGCGCCGTCAAAATGGGTCGGGCGAGCGTAGTGTTGGGCGCATACGCCAACCCAAACACGGAAGCGGACGTCCATGTCCGCCTGGCCGACCCGAACGGACAAAAAGCAACTGCAGAAGATTGGATTCGATGGGTAGATCTACGTACCTATCATGTCATATAAATAGGCTACAAAACTCCACGTATTTTTACAACCTTTTTTTTGCATCGAACTAGGGAGCTTTATTAATGAACTAGAAGTCGATTACAATCCGCCCGTAGGCTACTAATAAGGAAACTAGGGCTCACATCGAGCCAGCTCTCCGTTCCATCTTGGGCACCAGGTCGCTGGGCACATAGATGAGCCGGTTAATTGATAGTCCTTCCGACACGAATGACAGAGAAGGAAGCAAAACTGGTTATCAAATCACCTAGTTCTGAAGGAATGGGCGAGGCAATAGATCACGTATTGTCTCGCGAGTGCCATAGGTTGACTAACTCAAGGCAGTCGACCTGCATGACCACATGTGAGTATCCACGGAGGTTGGCGAAGATCACTCCCTCCCGGAATGCTTTGAGCTCGGCAATGAAGGGGTCTGTCACGCCGGGCAGTGACTTGCTCCATGCTGCTAGGAACGCTAGGTGCGAGCGAGCAACACCACCTGCTCCACCTTTCATAGCGTCGGAATTGATCGCACCATCTGTGTTGATTGTCACCCACCCCACGTCCGGTGGCCGCCAACACTGCATGGGAGAAAGCTTAGATTTACTTGCTGGCAATTCCAATATTGTCAACGATTCATGCACCCATTTGATCGCCTGAACAGGGTCATAACCATCCCTGTCATGTGTCCAGTGGTTCCGTGAGGTCCATATGGAGTGCATAATGGTAATAATCTTGCACCTTATGTCGCCAGAAAACATGTCATCGAGCAAGATATCTCTAGCCCAAGAAACTGGATGAAGTCTCGGAAGTGAAAATTCAAACCGATCCCTCGCTGCTATCCAGAAAGCTTTGGCGTGCACACAATATATGAGTGCGTGCATCAGATCCTCATTCATGGCTTTGCAGATGTCGCATAAGCCATGAGTTTTGATGTGTCGGTACTGAAGAGTGACAGAGTCCGGGAGAATACCTCTCAAGAGTGACAGAGTCCGGGAGAATACCTCTCAAGACATGCCATCAGAAGACTCGTACTTTGGGTACCACATGAAGTTTCCGAAGAGCATCCCACATATGTTACTTTGGGTACCACATGAAGTTTCCGAAGAGCATCCCACATATGTTTATCTGTCCTTGAAGTTTCTGTAATCGTCCCTTCCTCTAGAGTTCTAAGCTCGTTGTGAGTCACAAGAGAACGATACGCTGATTTAACAGAGTAGATGCCGGATTTTTCTAGGGCCCAAGCAATTGTATCTTCGCCTCCCGCATAATTCAAGGGGATGTTCAATATAGCCTCTGCATCTCGGTGAAGAAAATTCTGCCTTACAACTTCCACTTTCCAACCTCCTGTGTAGTTGTCGAACGTATTTTTACAACCTGGAGCACCATCATAACACATTAACAGACATACTACATCATTACCGAATTACGTCGGCTCTTATTTTTCCTACCAAACTACAAAATATTACAACACTCCTCAGCTCGAGCAGTCATTGTCAGGGAACCATAGCCCTATTAGAACCCCATAGCAACCACTGGGATCCTGACTAGGTGGCGCCGGTCGCCCTTCATCGTGATCTCGCCGAAACTGTAGGTGCCCGTCACCGACCTCGTCGTGAGGGTCACGGTGATCTCTCTAGATGACCCGGGGAGCACCGTCAGCGCGGGAGGCGAGACATCCAGCGCGATCTCCGGCGACATCCTGGTCATGATGGTGTAGGTCTCCGCCTCGTCGGCCACGTTCGTGACTGTCCGCTTCACGGTCTGTGTGCCTTTGAGCTGTGACACCGTGATCGAGGGGATGTTGAGGTCACAGGGCTGCTGCCCCTTTGGGCCGGAGCCGCAGCGTGAGCCGGTTATGTTTGATACTTCGCTTGGATCAACGTCAGGGATGGAACACAGAAATGTGATGTAATCTTGGTGAGCTGCCAACACAAGCATTGCAATGTTAGATTTGAATATGGCATCACTATGGTAATAATAACATGGAAGGGACATGCTTATTTAACAACAGACTTGCAACACAAATGCACAGTAGGGCAGAAGAGAAATTCACAATAGACTTGCATAAAGAAAATCAACTTACTTGCATCTAGAACTAGCCCAGGATCCAGGGCAGCTTTTGGGTTAACCGCGCCACTGCCATAATCAAATGGTGTGGCCCGTGCAAGCGTCATCATTTCTGACGTGGAGTATTGCTGCGCTCTGAGAGGATGGCTCCCTTTGTCGATCGTATTGGCAGTAGTCATCAAGGCGGACTTTATTGCTGACGGGCTCCACTTGGGATACTTCTGTTTTATTAGTGCTGCAATGCCAGTAATATGTGGTGCAGCCATGCTAGTTCCAGACATCATTGCAAATCCTTCCCCTATTTTTTTTGGCATGCAGAGAATTTGGGTCAGCTCAGAGCCTCAGACAGAATGGCTGTCTTTCAACTTTATTGATTACTACCATTACAAGGGACAAGATTATTTAAACTAGATCAGGTCCTAAAGCATTCAGCATGTGGGCATAAGAGGAATCAAAGCAGCATTTCTTATTTAAAATAGATTAACAAATTATAAGATCATCCTGAAACAAGCTTGTGTGCCATTACTGAGGGATAAACTCTGACAAACTTACCGGCGTAGTTTGCTTCATCTGTTCCATTAGGTGCCCATGCGGACCATATAAGATTGCCAGGAGCGAGTATATCAGGTTTAAGAACATCAGCATCTTGGAAGCTAAAATCTTTTACATCAGGCCCTCGGGAAGAGAACAACGCAACCTGGGGAGCTGAATTGAACAGTGTTGGTGCCAAACCATCTGCAATACCGACTGTTGCTTGGAACGCTGTTGCCCGTCCAGCCCAGTCTCTTGTTGTAGAGGAGTTGTAGTAGTCTATAAGATCCTACATGGCCAAATTGATGTCAATGTGCTATATCAGAAAAATCATTATAGAACTTACATGGTTTTTTTTAACTAATTCTACAACAGCAGCAATGCATACAATCCACATCACTGCTCTGGAAGTATTTGCAAGTTGGTTCCTTGAGATTTGAGACCAATTCTAATGCATGTGAACTTAAATTCTGGCTTCTAAGCAGCTTATTGACAGAAAACAAATAAACAGGCTGATTTACAGTACAGGTCACATCTACTTTTACAAATGGTGTTTGTCTATACATATCTGCACAATAGGCTCCATCGAAGCTAAATACCTTTGTTTTGCTGACATCTGTGATGAGAATCCCAGGAATATTGACAGGCACAGGATCAAACTTTGTCCCTGGATAACTATCTTCTACAGCAACAACAAAGCCAGCTGCACCTAGACTCTTGGCTGTTTGGGACACTTTCTTGATTGAAGCCGTCCCAGAAATATAATTAAAAGAATAGCCGCACAATAGAATTTTCCCCTGAACTTTCCTCTTATTTAAGAGTTCTGGCCTTTGACAATCTAGTGCACTGTACTTGGTTGAAGATGAACCCAGCAGAGCATCAGTAGCAGAAATCAGGCCAAACGATTTATTTCCATGTGTTGCAGCTGTAGTCAGATAAGATAATTGTCAACTAACCACAGGTAGAAATGTTAATTGCCAGAATACCAGCACCAGTCACAGTACTATAAAATGGACATTTGTTGACAGTTATTACAAGATTACACAGAAGGACTTCAACTCTACAATCAAGAGCCTACAAAGAGAACAAAACACATTTTCCAACCAAAGCATTTTCACAATCAGATGAAAAGATGCTGGATAAGTAGTATATTAGGATCTAATAAGAGTCTGGGTACATAGTACAATGGGAACTCGAGGTAGAGTCCATGTGTGGACACTAGCACTATAAATAAGTGTGGGGCTCGCCAAGGATACTTTTATGACAGCATGCATCAATCGATGCAGAGATCAGTGGGACTACATCTTTTTGGGGAAAAAAAGAGAGCCAAGAATACTGTTTACATGTTACAAATGCAGGATATT
This portion of the Triticum dicoccoides isolate Atlit2015 ecotype Zavitan chromosome 7A, WEW_v2.0, whole genome shotgun sequence genome encodes:
- the LOC119328544 gene encoding subtilisin-like protease SBT2.6, producing the protein MKGLGLACLLLALVPQVVLGTHDVYIVTMEGDPVVSYAGGVEGFPATAADLDQEMDVTSEAVTSYSLHLRRHHEKLLDSLFVAGTYEKLYSYHHLINGFAVHMSSLQADFLRKAPGVKYVERDTKIQKLTTHTPQFLGLTTAVWPTGGGFDRAGEDVVIGFVDSGIYPEHPSFSTHRTDPYGPVPRYKGKCEIDPVTQRSFCNGKIVGAQHFAKAAIAAGAFNPDVEFASPLDGDGHGSHIAAIAAGNNGIAVRMHGYEFGKASGMAPRARIAVYKVLYRLFGGYVSDVVAAIDQAVQDGVDILNLSVGPNSPPTATRTTFLNPFDAALLSAVKAGVFVAQAAGNGGPFPKTLVSFSPWITTVAAGVDDRRYKNHLILGNGKRIAGLGVSPATHGNKSFGLISATDALLGSSSTKYSALDCQRPELLNKRKVQGKILLCGYSFNYISGTASIKKVSQTAKSLGAAGFVVAVEDSYPGTKFDPVPVNIPGILITDVSKTKDLIDYYNSSTTRDWAGRATAFQATVGIADGLAPTLFNSAPQVALFSSRGPDVKDFSFQDADVLKPDILAPGNLIWSAWAPNGTDEANYAGEGFAMMSGTSMAAPHITGIAALIKQKYPKWSPSAIKSALMTTANTIDKGSHPLRAQQYSTSEMMTLARATPFDYGSGAVNPKAALDPGLVLDATHQDYITFLCSIPDVDPSEVSNITGSRCGSGPKGQQPCDLNIPSITVSQLKGTQTVKRTVTNVADEAETYTIMTRMSPEIALDVSPPALTVLPGSSREITVTLTTRSVTGTYSFGEITMKGDRRHLVRIPVVAMGF